The Ascaphus truei isolate aAscTru1 chromosome 14, aAscTru1.hap1, whole genome shotgun sequence genome segment gcccctgtgtgTGTTAAATTGTTTCAAGCAGAAGACTAGTCACAGTCACCGTGACAATTAGAAATTGTTGGTACAGAGAGAAATGGCTGGGATCCAAGGGTTTTATAGGTAATGTGATTGGAGTGTATAGCTATAGCTGCAGTACATTCATTGTAATGAGTTGATTCattgttttattgtgtgtagAATTATACTATTTTAAGCTTGATGTAATTACCAGTGTGAAATATCAGTGACTATGGCATGTTGCTGGTCAAAACGTCTTGGCAAATACTctattattgttttttgtttttttttaaacgtgtTTCAATACAAGTACTTTTATATTTTGCCATCACAACCAACTAGTAATACTTGTATTTAGACCGATTCCGCTGAGCTGTTCTGCCCAACTTGTTCGAGAGATTACCTTATCGGCACGGTTACAATGCGAGAAGAATATGTTCGTTGGGACGGGTTTCGTGAACCAGCGAAATCACGTTTTCGAGCAATACACGTGTAAAAGGTTAATTTATCATTTTAATACTGAGGATATAAAATGAAAGAAAGTATTGAATTGGACTATTTCCAGATCCATAACCAAGCAGGAAAGTTCCAGTCTGCTTCTTGCTGGATACAGTGTTACTGGGAGTTGATACAGTTTTATACGGTTGCACCAAGAACTGACACTTTTGTGATTGTCTTCCCTAATACCCCATATTTGCCTGGCATAAATGAAACGAACAATATGTGATAATTGATAAATtaactgcatttttattttgcCACATTAGGAGACAATACGtctataaaataaaaatgtgaggCAGTGTTTATAaaaggtaatgaggaccctgtCCGTGAGAGCTTATTATCTACAGGAAATACAGACATCACAAGCTTTATGTTACCTCCTAATAAGGCAAAATATTGCATTATTATAACGTAGGATATCGCAGAGTTCCTATAGGATTCAATGGctgtgataacgcagaatatcagatCAGATCCCGTCATAACTAAGGTcgccacatttaagtttttataatacaggACGCCAAAATCCAGTATGAGAGTGCAACGTCATAATGAGGGGTGATTGATTTGCAAACACTTCGAGCTGAATGGGATCTCCCATGTGACCCCTAAATTCTTTGTTTTTTTATCCTCTTTGCGCTTGGCCGGGGGCAGGAAGACACGCGCTGACCTAACGGTGGGAGACtaagtaacgcctataggggcGGGTGTCATGGTACtatgagatgaccaggcagtgtcctaactttattattgtAGTAATTGAATAAGGCGGAAGGTCACTATTACACTCCAGTAGAAATCTACTACATTTCTATTACTAATTTCATTGCAGTCATTTTAACTTCAGGCATTGCACGTCAAGGCGCTAAAATGCCAGATAATTACGCGATCCCGACAGACCTTTCCGGGACAATGGGACAAGTCTATGAATTAAGGGACAATCCTGTATATATAAGACATCTGGCAACTCTAATCATAACGCACTGTGATTGGAAGTATGACATTCTATCTCTGCGTTTCATTTATTTTCctgtctatatataatatattacagttaatttttttttttaccaaccacATAAATGCTTcttattttatctttttttttctctctctctcctaataGATACGTTGATGAAAAAATTTACTGGGCATAAAATACACGGATGGAAATCTCTCAAACCCTCTTTTCTGCACAATTTACGCATAGAGCATGGTGAGCTGGTTATTCCAAAAAGTGGGTTTTATTACGTTTACTCTCAGACATATTTTCGACAGGACAGCAACAGACACCCAGAAGAAGGCAAAGGGAAACAGCTAGTTCAACAGATTTACAAAGTAGCAAATTACCCGGATCCTATTCTTCTGATGAAAAATGCAAAGACTACCTGCTGGTCCAAAGACGCAGAGTACGGACTTCAGTCCATTTACCAAGGAGGGGTTTTTAAGCTAAATGAAAATGACAGAATATTTGTCACGGTTAGCGATATAAGTATGATTGATATGGATGAAAATGCAACCTTTTTTGGGGCTTTCCTTGTTGTCTAAATAATAAGAAATCTATTATTTATTTCAGGGAGCTCAGGGTTAATGTGGCATTTTGTAAGAGAAAAGGATGATAATGGGCCATTTTATATACTGACAAATGATTTGGTCTATACCCTATTACAACTTCTCattagtcaatgactgagccacctgtgctgaagcagggatatccttaaaacctgacctggtggtggcccttaaagacgggagttggccacccctggtctacactgacattcaaagaaagaaagaagTACACCAAAGCTAAatttcaaaaatgtatttgagaAATGAAATAAGTAGCGTACGCTCACAATTTAAAAGCGATATAGGAATCCAACCAAAGGGCCTCGGAAAGATGGCTTACTGCTGCCGTCCAGGACCATGTGCAGTAGGGGTGTTCCTCAGTGAGGTCGGACCCTGAGATAGCATGAACACGTACTCCTGATATGTTTCAGACTTCATTAGGGTCCGCCTTGTGGGGACACCGGATCGGCCCCCTGTAAAGCCGCAGCGCAGACGcaagaaaccacacacaaaaGGCAGACTTTTTCAGTAAGAGAGGAACATATCCCATCACATTGAGTCTCTATATGAACTATTTGTTCTGTATTGACCTTCACTACACATACTCAAACAGCAACTGGTAATAGCAGGAAAGATGTTTACAGCACATAATGAGACGTATCTCCATACACACCTTTTAACGTAAGATCGGAGATGATTTTTAGCACACACTAAATGTTTGTGTTCGGTGACACTGTATGTGTAGGAAGCAACGTGTGTTACATTTGAATAATGTGCTGAAGAACAGATTTTAGCTTATTGGAGGGCTACATGTAACATCTTAATTAATACAAAACATGTTATAACCGCTAAAAGACATGTACAAGTATCCTTTAAAAGAATGCTGTATTTTTCTATGAAATTACTCCTCAAATATCTACAAACAACCTGGTATTTTTGGGACTGGGTTTTTTGACATGGGGGGTTTGAACTGAAATTCTACATTTGGTTATTGTGAGAAATTAAGGGGGGTAAGATTTCTGTGTTTGTGCAAACACAAATGGCTTGGGATGGTTAATATTTCAATTGAAATGATGATGTTCAGCTTATATGAAGCTATTACAAATGTGTCAAACTATGTGGTCtgtagggattttttttttagacagaTTAAGCAAAGAAAAACACCTAAATTACATCCAATTGGATTGTTTTGTTAAACtgactttgataaatagccccTATGTGGTTTCGTACTagatttatatgtgtgtataaaaatatatatgtttttctttgatatttttaatagtAAAGAATGAAAACAATGAAAAATAACACATGCTAAGACAAAATAGCACTTACATACTCACCTGTATATAAATAGTATATCTTATTGAATCAGGGACTTGGTGCTTACCTTTTGTACAGAACATGTTGGATTAACCTGTACATTTTCTCTCTACACATTATAATTGTATTTTTGGCCTTTATAGTTAAAGATTTGTATTACTGTGTAAAACGTTCTCAGGCTGAGGAAGTAAATGACTGGGTCTTACTACTAAAAAACTAGGCAGGCTACAGGCAGCCGCGACCAAAGTGCCGCTGGCCGAGCGCCGTCACTACAACTCATACAATTCGCCGCCGAGTGCTCCTACTCCTGTGGCCACCGCTCCACCGGACAAGGAGCGCCAGGCGGTCACGGGACAAGGAGCgccgggcggtcacgggactaggagcgctgGGAGGCCCAAGTGCGGAAAATTGCAGAGCGGTGACCTACTCTAGCGGTGAGTTGTAGCGGTAGACCATTGAGGCCATGGCGAAAGGTCCTGGGCTGGGGCAACAGGTGTCTTGGTTTGAAGTTGGCTGATCAAAGATAAGTAAATATTGTTTTACTAACACGTTAACCATGTGTGTAAAATTGCAATTGTGCAAATCTAGGCAAGTACTTCATATAAAATATCGGAATTATGTGGTCTTAGATAATCTTCTTTAACATGAGCTTTTGTTACAcagctttgtatatatatatatatataatactgtatatatttttttatcaatcGGTCACTGTTCTCacattatatgtgtgtataaaaatatatatgtttttctttgatatttttaatagtAAAGAATGAAAACAATGAAAAATAACAcagctttgtatatatatatatatatatatatatataatactgaaggaaaaaagctgcgccttacaggaacatataaactatgtatgtctatgtaaaaatatatctattgtataacCTAATGATCTAAACAATAATGTGTAGGTATACAGACCTATAACCATAAGATAGGCCCattacaaacataaaacatatacacatggaaaaaaagcaattgaaaggataaaccagtcctcagatagttccgatgatgaatatgggtgctggtatgtagggtctccggcagctctcaatgtggatctaccacgtccacaggatatctaaaaaggaaaagagaggagagagcgcacgcccatagcgtataaaagtatatttaatgaaggggagggggggagggaggggtaaaaaacgcacttacaagaagtacaataaaatcaagcatatgtgataataatcaccaccatccggtctaactgcaagctcttggggcagtcccaggctccgttggtgaaggagcagcgtctcagcagattccaggactgatgtaggtcatccggtcaaaatgcagactttgggggcattcccaggctccgttggcaaatgagcagcgtaccagcagtgtcccagggctggtgtgctgtaaatagtcccagacaaaagttctgtatggatagtgcctgcagcactagcgctaggatcaatccactcctgcgctggatgtagacttgaatgtcagtgcgtctgacgtcacgacgctccctgacgcgtttcgtcagtctcggctaactttttcaaagggatttttacccctccctcccccctccccttcattaaatatacttttatacgctatgggcgtgcgctctctcctctcttttccttttttatatatataatactgtatatatttttttatcaatcGGTCACTGTTCTCacattatatgtgtgtataaaaatatatatgtttttcttgTCACAtctcaataaataaaaatattgctgATATGAAATGAAAATGGTCTGTTTTGGCTTCAcaaaatatcttttttttaaatgtaaaacagAGAGAACGTTTAAATTGTGTACAATACTGAAATTAGTCATTATCATGAGTAATGAGTAATAGGACACTGAATACAAAAATACTTCAGGTAATATTTAACATGCAAAGATAGAACAGATTCGTCAAAGGAAGAAAACCATTGATTTCAAGTTGATTTTTTTCAAAGTACGTATTAAAGTCTTGCTAGTTTGtattaaccagacattaaaaaaagttATGATGGTtaaaaaagaaggtgacaaaaatcctccacattgCACAGCAAAGAAAAATACCCCTTGTGGGTACACGTGCATATCTTAGGGTACGATTATACCCAACCCAGCCCGGCGCGTGCGCTACCTCAGCGCCATGCGCCGCCCGacacctgcactgcaggcaggaggcatcgggaggtgtGCCAGAGGTGTGGTCATGATGTCATTTGAGCAGTTCGCTCTCATTGGATGAACCGCTCATTTGACGCGACCGTCACTCAGGGAAAACAATTTCCCAGGTCTGCTCAGAAATCGCGTGCTTTGCCACCTCGTTCGCCACGCGCCGTTAGCGCAAGCTCAGCGCAAAACATGCTTTTGTTTTGGCGCCGCGCGGCTGGCCGGATGGTGTATAATCACGgctttagacaggtctgcaaccctggttTCCCCGCTAAGCAAAcaatgcttcaactgcagccaggaattctgggtaatgtcatgcaaatgagcactcacagtataTCACACTTTACTACTTATCCATTTTATCAAGGAACCCcgataagcttatgcctgccgcattacaccgcGTTCgcagcacagccggggttaaTAGTTTGTATGAGAAAGACAAGATGGCAGTGAAGTTATTCCCTTTATCAAATCCACCTATGTTTTTATACATAATAGTTAACAATTTCATCTATATCTCTGTAACTAGACAAACATACATTTGTAGGGTAACATGCAGTGATTGTAACCGGGATCGCACACTGACGCACGTCCCGCTGGTGCTAGTTTAAACGTCTTATCGTTCAATATTCATGTCAATGTTACAGCGAGTTGCAAAAGGGCGCTATATTCACCCCCAAATCATGCAATTTAGTGCCTTCCTGCAAAATAACTAGAGCCTTATTGCTCGaagactgagccgcctgtgctgaagcagggttatcctgaaaacctgacctgttggtggctcttgaggactggagtttgccacccctggtatagaagACTTGAAGAGAAGAATGAAAACGTAATGGGTATATGGACCAAGAATTGACAAAGGTaagaaaataatatttatatagtgctgACAAGGTACACACTGTGCTATTCAGATAGTTTTACAGAACCTACAGTATTAATCTTATAATGCCACCTTTCTATGCCTGGGGCATGGGTAGATACGTGGCATTGCCAGGGTCACAAGGAGTTATGCACTGATTCTTCAACTGGATTTTTCAAAGAAAGATCCATTATCTGCAACCCCTAATGGTTCAGCAGAGCGGAGTAAACACTGAACGGATCTCCGGAGAGTTCATGATCCTTTTGGACTTTTTGTTTAAAGCCACAATCACTGAAACATAGACATAATATCTTgactatactttttttttttattatgtattatatacacagtattTGTACAAATGGGATAGTTCTTTTGTTAAACTCACTGGCACTGTGTACAACAAATGTGTAGTTACAGTACTATAAAAGTACCTTTAatattggtggggggaggggggggaattccCTAATCTCCAGTAAGGGATATCTGAGCTCGAACCCATGCTTGCAGCCAAATCAAGTCAAGGGCAGATGATACGGGATCATGCCCCGATACCCCTTATCAGAGTTTAGTGATTTCCAACCATTAAGCCTTATTTCAATCCTGTGCAGGGTTATCACTGCTCTGAACCGGAAGCCAGGCAGATATTAATGAAACCTTCAGGGTTTGGATAATAGCATGGCTGCAGGTTCCAACACAATGGCTCAAGTCCATTCATGCATCTCAGTTACTCGTGGCATAGAAACGTACACAGCACAGCCGTTTAGGACTTTTATTTGGCTGCTTGATTGGCCTGGGGGGGTTGCTGTTTGCCTGCTCTTACCAACcactgtttaaaaaaaagggaTAATGAGACATCTACAGATTTACTGGTAAATGTGCATGCTTGTTATGTGATTATTTCATGCAGGTACCAACATGAAACCTTTCAGGTGTGTAATCATTTCCTACGGTGTTCTGCAAAGACCTGCTAGCTTGTTTTTATTAACACGTCCTCCTCATTCCATCTTCCAACGGATGAAGAAGCTGTTATGGTTTTTCAGTATTCTGTCAAATATACACCAGACCCAGACATGGCACGATTAACTATTACTACACTTGGTTTaagagttaaagcagcaaaacatgacaaatcaaatttaaaaaaataaataaatcagttctgtagtgttgGATAATATtgtgcacttttttttaatgccatttttaatgattttgattAAACGTACTGATCATTCTTTGGTTGctgcagcaaccatttagaacAGGGATGcgcagtgactgcctggtcacatgatcttccccacagaactttgcatctttggtcctcttctgctgcactgacagccatttagtgaatcacgagccgaatcttcgccgatcgatcacaggagaacgtatTGAttgacaacttagctaattacttaccattgtgtggattgtaatgatgCTCATATTAGAGGGGGGAAAATGAAatttaaaaatggcagcttggactgctgctttaaagctgcagttcagtctttttttttaaatttatttttttacttcaatagtttcatgtgggcaatctctaattacctaaagaactgcatagctgccggtcaattcgttctccgtctattgatcagcAAAGtgtggcgacatctttaaatatgggg includes the following:
- the TNFSF10 gene encoding tumor necrosis factor ligand superfamily member 10 isoform X2, with amino-acid sequence MMFAPGSHSFPLCGLVLILAVLLQSVFVAVTYIYFTNELKQLRETYMKSNIACLSGADLGDIFHSADSWDGDGRSDPCWEVKSQLQILIKKILLKNYKSEISAAVKDTLMKKFTGHKIHGWKSLKPSFLHNLRIEHGELVIPKSGFYYVYSQTYFRQDSNRHPEEGKGKQLVQQIYKVANYPDPILLMKNAKTTCWSKDAEYGLQSIYQGGVFKLNENDRIFVTVSDISMIDMDENATFFGAFLVV